DNA sequence from the Stigmatella aurantiaca genome:
GGGGTGTACCCGCTGCTCACCTTTGGCCTGGCGGGCTTCGTCACCCTCATCACCCTGCGGGAGCTGATGGCGCCGGTGCGCGTGCGCATGACCGAGCGCAAGGAGGGCCTCGTCACCGCCGTGGTGCAGAGCGCCTCCAAGGCGCGCCGGCGCTTCGGCGGGTACGTGGTGCACCTGGGCATCGTGGTCATCATCGTCGCGGTGGCGGCCTCGTCCGCGTACGTGACGCACACCTCTGGCACGCTGCGCATGGGCCAGACGATGACGCTGAGCGGCTACCAGCTGAAGTTCCTGGGCATGACGAGCGGCGAGGAGCCGCACCGGGCCTTCACCGCGGCGCGCGTGGAGGTGACGACGCCGGGCGGCCAGGTGGAGGAGTTCCTGCCGCGCATGAACTACTACGAGCGCAGCACGGACCCGGTGGGCACCCCCGCGGTGCGCGAGTCCCCGAAGGAGGACCTGTACGTGTCGCTCATGGCCTACTCGCAAGAGGCGGGCACGGCGAGCCTCAACGTGTGGGTCTTCCCGCTGGTGGGGTGGATCTGGTGGAGCATCCCCATCCTGGTGCTGGGCTCGCTCATCGCGATGTGGCCCTCGCGGCGGCGCGTGGCGGTGTCCACGGCGAGCACGCCCGCCGCCGCGGGCGCGGCGCCCCCGGTGGCGGACGGTGACATGAACCGGGGCGCGGCATGAAAGGGAAGGCCTGGGGACTCACGCTCTCGGCGGTCTTCCTCTGCGGGGCGCTGCTCTACGTGCTGCTCCAGGGCTTCGGGAGGGATCCGCGCGAGGTGCCCTTCATGCTCTCGGGCAAGCCCGCCACGGGCTTCACCCTGCGCGCGCTGGACACCGGGGAGCCCGTGAGCCTGGAGCAGCTCAAGGGCAAGCCGGTGGTCATCAACTTCTGGGCCTCCTGGTGCGGGCCGTGCCGGTACGAGCACCCGGTCATCGAGTGGGGCCACCGCGAGTACGGCCAGCAGGTGCAGTTCCTGGGCGTCGTCTTCGAGGACACCGAGGACAACGCGCGGCGGTTCCTCCGGCAGCTGGGCAGCAGCTTTCCCCAGCTGGTGGACCCGCGCTCGCGCGTGGCGGTGGACTACGGCGTGGCGGGGGTGCCCGAGACGTACTTCATCGACGCCCAGGGCATCATCCAGGGCAAGCACGTCGGGCCGATCGATCCCCAGTCGCTCACCACCCGGATCCGCGCGCTGAGCAGCGGGCCCTCGGCGGCGGCGAACCCCTGACCTGAAGCCGGGAGCCCCCGTCATGCACCGCTGTCCGGAGTGCGGCGAAGTCGCGGCGGAGCCGAAGCTGCGCTACTGCGAGCAGTGCGGCGCCCGGATGCCCGAGTACAAGACCCCCACGGCGGCCTCCCCGGTGGTGGCCGAGGACGAGCGCACGTCCGTGGAGTCCCTCGGGCCGCCCTACACCGGGCCCCTCTGGCTCAAGCACGTGCCGGGGCACTCGCCCAGCGTGCTGGGGGTGTTCCTGCTGCTGGCGGCCCTGGGGCTGTCCATCCTCCCGGCCCTGGCGGGCCTGGGCCCGTTCTGGTCCTTCGTGATGCTGGCGGGCGGCGTGCTGGTGGTGGCCCGGGAGCTGCGCGCCACGGGCGAGGCGCACCCGCTCACCTCCTGGATTCCCGGCAAGCTCCACCCGCCGTTCGTCCCGGCGGCCTACACGGCGCTGGCGGTGGCGTTCGTGCTGCCGCTGCTGGAGCTGAGCCCCCTGCCGCTCCTGTGGATGGGCGGCACGGCGCTGCTGGCCTGGGACCAGTGGGGCAAGGTGTTCGCGGGGCCGGAGGGCTACGCCCAGCACTTCGAGCCCCGGGCGCTGACGCGAGGCCCCCGGCTGCTGGCGCTGGTGGGGGTGGGCGTGTGCATGCTGGCGCTCTTCTTCACCTGGCTGCCCGCGCCCCGGATGCCCGTCTCCTACGTGGGCCCCTCCTCCTATGGGCCCCTGCGCGCGCAGAACGCGCCCCAGCCCGCCACGGACGTGCTGTACGGGGGGATGCCCAGCGCCCTGAGCGGCCATGAGCTGCCGGTGGCCTCCACGGTGGTGGTGGGGCTGCTGGGACTGCTGGTGTTGCTGATGCTGCGGCCCGAGGTGGAGCGGCCGGAGTGGCTGCGGTTCGTGCCCGCCGGGGTGACGGTGATTGCCCTGACGTGGGCGCTGGTGAACCTGCGCATGGAAGTGGGGCCCATCGCGTTCCTGGTGGGGGTGGTGCCCCTGGGCGTCGTGGCGGTCTTCCTGGCCCTGGGGCGCGACGAGTTCATGACGCCCGAGCCCGAGGAGCGCTATGACGCGGGCGAGGAGGCAAGCGAGGGCGACGGCGTCTATGGGTCCCCGGAGCAGGACTGGCCCTCGGACAGCAGCAACGACGTCACGGCGCGGGACGAGGACATGCCCGGCTGAGGGCGGCGGGGCCCCGGCCCCTCCCCTCCTGGCAAGCCGGCCGGGAAGAGGCCTCCCCCGGGGAAGGTTTCGCTGTGCAACACTGCGCCTTGGCGCTAGGTAGACCGCGCCCGGGTACCCCCCATGAATGTCACCCTCCTCTCGCTGACCCTCATCGCCGGACTTGCGACCGGCCAATTCGCTCCCCAGCAAGCCGGAAGCGCCCCCCTGGAGGCGCCCCTGGAAGCCCGCGTGCAGAAGCTCGGCAAGGAGCTGCGCTGCCCCATGTGCCAGGGGCTGTCCATCGCGGACAGCTCGTCCTCGGCGGCGCGGGCCCAGCTCGACAAGGTGCGGGAGCTCGTCTCCGAGGGCCGCTCGGACCAGGAGGTCCGCGACTTCTTCGTGGCGCGCTACGGGGAGTGGGCCCTGCTGGAGCCCAAGGCGGAGGGCTTCAACTGGCTGGTGTGGCTGGGCCCGCTGCTGCTCGTTCTGGGCGGCATCTTCGTGATTCTGAGACAGGTCGGAGGGTCTGCCGCGGCCGCGAATGCCAGCGCCGCCCCTTCCCCTGCCCCCGAGCCTCCGGCGACGACGGCCGCCGAGGCGGAGGATCCCTAC
Encoded proteins:
- a CDS encoding TlpA family protein disulfide reductase; protein product: MKGKAWGLTLSAVFLCGALLYVLLQGFGRDPREVPFMLSGKPATGFTLRALDTGEPVSLEQLKGKPVVINFWASWCGPCRYEHPVIEWGHREYGQQVQFLGVVFEDTEDNARRFLRQLGSSFPQLVDPRSRVAVDYGVAGVPETYFIDAQGIIQGKHVGPIDPQSLTTRIRALSSGPSAAANP
- a CDS encoding cytochrome c-type biogenesis protein; this encodes MNVTLLSLTLIAGLATGQFAPQQAGSAPLEAPLEARVQKLGKELRCPMCQGLSIADSSSSAARAQLDKVRELVSEGRSDQEVRDFFVARYGEWALLEPKAEGFNWLVWLGPLLLVLGGIFVILRQVGGSAAAANASAAPSPAPEPPATTAAEAEDPYLQAVRREMER